A single region of the Leptolyngbya subtilissima AS-A7 genome encodes:
- a CDS encoding GumC family protein gives MPFPPSSTHETNGNGHGHAKPGFMTVMAPPSLVEQRDEVDFNRIAGVFKRRAGIFLGVAALSLAGFTLWNLSRPPAYSGNASLLVEPVTAINTPGLDTVTGVPSPLVSTSLDYTSQIRVLRGPAVINPILDKIQQRYPDISYNSLLNGLDITQEGESKVLRITYSNADPAVVGFVLNQVVEGFVNYSVQDRQGELRRGLTFLDEQLQEKWQEVAAIEGELSEFQKRYDLVDVNATSESVTQRLNQMLADQEQLRVELTALDPLYENLRNQVGFDPNTAIRVANLNESPTYQSLLEDLREIEQTIAAESARFQADTPMIEALTDEREKLLPLLEAEAQRLVGSAVEAETLGYQGSVSRDLMQQLVDTANQMQVLQTQDQAIGQAVQQLRAEIQRLADLSRSYQQISRELTVAETSLDQLLASRQDLRFQMARQASPWELISPLNETSIAETSNLPRKLLLSTVLSLMLGGTAALLRDRLDQAFHSTDELIKATQLPNLAGVPNASALQKQPLLMVPNLSATMADVLTQNQSPHKLYTSFSFAEAFYSLEANLRMLSSDTPIQVVALTSSEPGEGKSTICAHLAIAAANMGRRVLLIDGDLRKPSQHLIFGQPNRQGLSDLITQPLDDPMDLVQVIPGNPNLHLLTAGARPPAPGRLLSSRKMQQITEQYRRHFDLMIFDTPPLAGGMVDAKLAAAHADGLLLVVRLNRSERAEIQRVLADLGNTVQAPLLGLVVNGVPHSRQSGYDYYYGYYGRPRVAAGINDG, from the coding sequence ATGCCTTTTCCCCCTTCCTCCACCCATGAAACCAACGGCAACGGTCACGGCCATGCCAAGCCTGGTTTTATGACTGTTATGGCGCCGCCATCCCTGGTGGAGCAGAGAGATGAGGTAGACTTCAATCGGATCGCAGGGGTGTTTAAGCGTCGAGCGGGCATTTTTTTGGGTGTGGCGGCTCTTTCCTTAGCAGGGTTCACCCTCTGGAACCTCAGCCGTCCACCAGCCTACAGCGGTAATGCTAGCCTGCTGGTAGAGCCCGTGACTGCCATTAATACTCCGGGCCTAGACACAGTTACCGGAGTCCCTAGCCCATTAGTCTCTACTAGCCTTGATTACACCAGCCAAATTCGAGTGCTGCGCGGTCCGGCGGTGATCAATCCTATTTTGGATAAGATCCAGCAGCGATACCCTGACATCAGCTACAACTCCCTACTCAACGGCCTGGACATTACCCAAGAAGGGGAATCTAAGGTGCTGCGCATTACCTACAGTAACGCTGACCCAGCGGTAGTAGGGTTTGTGCTCAACCAGGTAGTCGAAGGTTTTGTCAACTACAGCGTGCAAGACCGTCAGGGAGAGCTGCGCCGAGGTCTAACGTTTTTAGATGAACAGCTGCAGGAAAAATGGCAGGAAGTTGCGGCTATTGAGGGGGAGCTCAGCGAGTTTCAAAAGCGCTATGACCTAGTCGATGTCAACGCCACTAGCGAGAGCGTTACCCAACGGCTCAACCAAATGCTGGCTGACCAGGAACAGCTACGGGTGGAGCTTACCGCCCTAGATCCCCTCTACGAAAATCTGCGGAACCAGGTAGGCTTTGACCCCAATACCGCCATTCGGGTGGCAAACCTCAACGAGTCACCGACCTACCAGTCGCTACTGGAAGATTTGCGTGAGATCGAACAGACCATTGCCGCGGAGTCAGCCCGGTTTCAGGCTGACACTCCTATGATTGAAGCGCTGACAGACGAGCGGGAGAAGCTTTTACCGCTGCTGGAGGCGGAAGCCCAGCGCCTCGTGGGGTCGGCGGTAGAAGCCGAAACTTTGGGCTACCAAGGATCGGTAAGTCGAGATTTGATGCAGCAGCTGGTTGATACCGCCAACCAAATGCAGGTATTGCAAACCCAGGATCAAGCGATTGGCCAAGCTGTGCAGCAGCTGCGGGCAGAGATTCAGCGGTTAGCAGACCTCTCCCGGTCGTATCAGCAGATTAGCCGCGAGCTGACCGTAGCGGAGACTAGCCTCGATCAGCTTTTGGCAAGTCGGCAAGATCTGCGGTTTCAAATGGCGCGGCAGGCGTCGCCGTGGGAGCTGATTTCTCCCCTAAATGAGACGAGCATTGCGGAAACGAGCAACCTGCCCCGCAAACTGCTGCTCAGCACGGTGTTGAGCCTGATGCTGGGAGGAACTGCGGCGTTGCTGCGCGATCGCCTCGACCAAGCCTTTCATAGCACTGACGAACTGATCAAAGCGACTCAATTGCCCAACTTGGCTGGGGTACCCAATGCCTCAGCCTTGCAAAAGCAGCCCCTGCTGATGGTGCCCAATCTATCTGCCACTATGGCCGATGTGCTTACCCAAAACCAGAGCCCCCACAAGCTATACACCTCCTTTAGCTTTGCCGAGGCATTCTACTCACTAGAGGCCAACTTGCGCATGCTCAGCTCTGATACCCCTATACAGGTGGTAGCGCTGACCTCCTCAGAGCCCGGTGAGGGTAAATCAACCATATGCGCCCACTTGGCTATTGCTGCCGCTAACATGGGCCGCCGCGTACTGTTAATTGACGGTGATCTGCGCAAGCCCAGTCAGCATCTGATTTTTGGCCAACCAAACCGTCAGGGGTTGAGTGATCTGATTACTCAACCGCTCGATGACCCCATGGATCTAGTTCAGGTGATACCGGGTAATCCCAACCTACACTTGCTAACGGCAGGGGCACGGCCCCCCGCCCCTGGTCGCCTGCTGTCATCGCGCAAAATGCAGCAGATTACTGAGCAGTACCGCCGCCACTTTGACCTAATGATTTTTGATACCCCACCCCTAGCAGGCGGGATGGTTGATGCCAAGCTGGCCGCAGCCCACGCCGATGGGCTACTGCTAGTGGTGCGACTCAATCGGTCTGAGCGAGCGGAGATCCAAAGGGTGCTAGCCGACCTGGGCAACACAGTCCAGGCTCCGCTGCTGGGTCTGGTGGTCAATGGTGTGCCCCACAGCCGTCAGAGTGGCTACGACTATTACTACGGTTACTACGGTCGCCCTAGAGTGGCCGCAGGGATCAATGACGGTTAG